In Leptodesmis sichuanensis A121, the following are encoded in one genomic region:
- a CDS encoding CPBP family intramembrane glutamic endopeptidase — MSSNAAIATAIVAKAGTAVRIGPASGRIKLFASGCPVPDSFSEDPELTPLTRTQVLIAMGVTAVVLLLVSKLWVQFASGIALSMRWSIAAAGLGVALGLGITLASSVVYALWPAYRRSADYYLDLVLKPLVWPDLIWLGLLPGLSEELLFRGVMLPTFGFDTLGVLLSSLCFGVLHLSSLKQWPYVVWATIVGVILGTSALMTNNLLVPMVAHVITNLVSSALWKWGELRQEQG; from the coding sequence ATGAGTTCAAACGCAGCGATAGCCACCGCGATCGTCGCAAAAGCCGGAACTGCAGTTAGGATCGGCCCTGCATCGGGTAGGATCAAACTGTTTGCTAGTGGTTGTCCTGTGCCCGATTCATTTTCAGAAGATCCCGAATTAACTCCCCTCACCCGCACGCAAGTTTTAATTGCTATGGGGGTTACAGCGGTTGTTTTACTGCTTGTGAGCAAACTTTGGGTGCAGTTTGCTTCAGGAATTGCCCTCTCAATGCGCTGGTCAATTGCCGCCGCAGGACTGGGAGTGGCCCTGGGGTTGGGCATTACACTGGCCAGTTCTGTCGTCTATGCACTCTGGCCCGCCTATCGCCGCAGTGCTGACTACTATCTGGATCTAGTCCTAAAACCTCTCGTATGGCCGGATTTAATCTGGCTGGGCTTACTTCCTGGTCTGAGCGAGGAATTGCTATTCAGGGGGGTGATGCTTCCCACCTTTGGCTTCGATACACTGGGGGTTTTACTGTCCAGTTTGTGTTTTGGTGTCTTGCATCTAAGTAGTCTGAAACAATGGCCCTATGTGGTGTGGGCTACCATCGTTGGGGTCATCTTAGGTACCAGTGCCCTGATGACAAACAATTTATTGGTTCCAATGGTGGCTCATGTAATTACGAATCTAGTTTCAAGCGCGCTGTGGAAATGGGGGGAGTTACGCCAGGAGCAGGGTTGA
- a CDS encoding tetratricopeptide repeat protein — protein sequence MNSGFRFLNQDNHRVQDRLPASLDLPALSRETVVPGSGSPFVDQFGEDLEPSFNQTEAFSHDLAEQLIGLGCDHYQSGQYETALNFFKQAYTGYQALNNEAGQVKCLTSIGLAFYNLKHYSKALEYSQIALVLAHQIQDQRNAVKILSTMGNAYRHLKEPDKAIEYQLQSLTLAQQIQDRTGEMAALNNLGLAYKMIGKYEQSIAYEEQSLAIARELKDQQVEEQILKNLGNACYALGAYTKAIDYYRQRLEIARFLKAPRMEAQILRNLGNAYYAAGDYQLSIECGQRRLEVSRELNDRRGEEQALGSVGVSYDALGEYTKAIDYYEQRLAIARMIQDSRVEDQVLGSLKVAYFAIGDYTKAAEYAAERQNLSRN from the coding sequence ATGAATAGCGGTTTTCGCTTCCTCAACCAGGACAATCACCGAGTACAGGATAGGCTTCCTGCCAGTCTAGACCTTCCTGCCCTTTCCCGGGAGACGGTTGTTCCCGGTTCTGGTAGCCCCTTTGTAGATCAGTTTGGTGAAGATTTAGAACCTTCTTTCAACCAAACTGAAGCCTTCTCCCATGACCTTGCCGAACAGTTGATTGGTCTGGGATGTGATCACTATCAGTCTGGCCAATATGAAACAGCCCTGAACTTCTTTAAGCAGGCGTATACAGGCTATCAGGCGTTGAACAATGAAGCAGGTCAAGTCAAGTGTTTGACGAGTATCGGCCTTGCTTTCTATAACTTGAAACATTACAGCAAAGCCCTAGAGTATTCGCAAATCGCTCTGGTGCTGGCTCACCAAATTCAAGATCAGCGCAATGCCGTTAAGATTTTGAGCACGATGGGCAATGCTTATCGGCACTTGAAAGAACCCGATAAAGCGATCGAATATCAGCTTCAAAGTTTGACGCTGGCTCAGCAAATTCAAGATCGCACCGGAGAAATGGCCGCCCTGAATAACCTGGGACTGGCTTATAAGATGATTGGCAAGTACGAGCAATCGATCGCCTATGAGGAGCAGAGCCTTGCGATCGCCCGCGAACTCAAGGATCAACAGGTTGAGGAGCAAATCCTGAAAAACCTGGGTAATGCCTGTTATGCGTTGGGAGCTTATACCAAAGCCATTGATTACTACCGTCAGCGCCTGGAAATCGCTCGTTTCCTGAAAGCGCCCCGCATGGAAGCTCAAATTCTCCGAAATCTGGGAAATGCTTACTATGCAGCCGGAGATTATCAGCTTTCGATCGAGTGTGGTCAGCGGCGCTTAGAAGTCTCACGGGAACTCAACGACCGCCGGGGAGAGGAACAGGCGCTAGGCAGCGTGGGGGTATCCTATGATGCATTAGGCGAGTACACCAAAGCCATTGATTATTACGAACAACGACTGGCGATCGCTCGCATGATTCAGGACAGCCGGGTAGAAGACCAGGTATTAGGCAGTCTGAAAGTGGCCTACTTTGCGATCGGAGATTACACTAAAGCGGCAGAGTATGCAGCCGAACGACAAAATCTATCAAGAAATTAA
- a CDS encoding M16 family metallopeptidase, producing the protein MQLSSTQSQTNQFIHRTVLDNGIVLLVAENPTADIIAARMFIRAGSRWDPPEQAGLSHLVSAVLSKGTEKLSSLEIAEQVESLGASLSTDATTDYFLISLKSVSADFPEMLELAADVLRSPSFPAAELELERRLTLQAIRSQQEQPFTIAFDQLRHMMYGEHPYALSGLGTEKTVAQLSQTDLQNYHRTHFRPDNLVISLSGRINPSAAIALVNQVLGDWQVPPTPLPTLATLAVQTTPLRQAVAQDTQQSIVMLGYLAPPVRDGASSTVRDYSVLKLLNTYLGNGLSSRLFVELREKRGLAYEVSAFYTTRLDPAQFVAYMGTAPENTAIALEGLQTEIDRLRVTPLTGEELQAAKNKLLGQYALGKQTNAQIAQTFGWYETLGIGIDFDTLFQKQVAETTADAVQDVAQKYLTVPYVSLVGPAGAVDKLANYP; encoded by the coding sequence GTGCAATTGAGTTCAACGCAGTCTCAAACTAATCAATTTATTCATCGCACGGTTCTCGATAACGGCATTGTGCTGTTAGTGGCAGAAAATCCGACAGCCGACATTATCGCGGCGCGGATGTTTATTCGGGCTGGTAGTCGATGGGATCCCCCTGAGCAAGCTGGACTCTCCCATTTAGTGTCTGCAGTATTGAGCAAAGGTACAGAAAAATTATCTTCCCTGGAAATTGCGGAACAGGTGGAATCGTTGGGTGCAAGCTTGAGTACCGATGCCACAACCGATTATTTTCTGATTAGCTTAAAGTCTGTTTCCGCAGATTTTCCAGAGATGCTGGAGTTAGCGGCAGACGTGCTGCGATCGCCCTCTTTCCCGGCGGCAGAACTGGAGTTGGAACGACGATTGACCCTGCAGGCGATCCGCTCTCAACAGGAACAGCCTTTTACCATTGCCTTTGATCAACTGCGGCACATGATGTATGGGGAACACCCCTATGCCCTATCCGGCTTAGGGACGGAGAAGACCGTCGCGCAGTTGAGTCAAACCGATTTGCAGAACTATCACCGAACCCATTTTCGTCCCGATAATCTGGTCATTAGTTTGTCAGGCCGTATCAATCCCAGCGCGGCGATCGCTCTAGTGAACCAGGTGCTGGGAGATTGGCAGGTGCCCCCCACCCCGCTGCCCACATTAGCAACTCTTGCCGTGCAAACCACTCCTCTCCGGCAAGCGGTTGCTCAGGATACCCAACAATCGATCGTGATGCTGGGCTATCTTGCTCCTCCGGTACGGGATGGAGCGAGTTCGACGGTGCGGGATTATTCTGTGCTGAAATTACTCAATACTTATTTGGGTAATGGATTGTCCAGTCGCTTGTTTGTGGAATTGCGGGAGAAACGAGGACTGGCCTACGAAGTTTCAGCATTTTATACCACGCGGCTGGATCCAGCCCAATTTGTGGCCTATATGGGAACCGCACCGGAAAATACCGCGATCGCTCTGGAGGGATTGCAGACTGAAATCGATCGATTACGGGTTACACCCCTCACCGGAGAAGAGCTACAAGCTGCTAAAAATAAACTGCTAGGACAGTATGCCCTGGGCAAACAAACGAATGCTCAAATTGCTCAGACATTCGGGTGGTATGAGACTTTGGGAATTGGCATTGATTTTGATACTCTCTTTCAAAAACAAGTTGCTGAAACAACTGCAGACGCTGTGCAAGACGTAGCACAGAAGTATCTCACTGTACCGTATGTTTCTCTAGTTGGGCCTGCTGGTGCAGTTGATAAACTGGCCAACTATCCGTAA
- a CDS encoding M16 family metallopeptidase → MRVLNVLAEYPTLSANVTRMSNGLTVIHQRTPATSVAAVDIWVKAGAALEPDEWSGMAHFLEHMIFKGSSRIPPGAFDREVEHRGGVTNAATSYDYAHYFITTASQYLEETLPYLADILLDAAIPDEEFDRERDVVMEELRQSYDNPDCVAFQLLTEMIYQSHPYGRPILGWEEVLLNHSPAAMRAFHHTHYQPENMTVVVVGDISQDRALKLVDRTFQSFPNRAYCTLSLQEAEPPITRIRRQELAMPRLEQARLMMAWLGPGMDSPFQTLDEKLQAAYGLDLLSVLLAEGRTSRLVWELREDRNLVQAISSSFSLQKDSGLFTITAWLEAEHLERVEAIICDRLSELASVPVSEAELNRCKRLLCNDYAFSTETPGQLAGLYGYYSVMACPSVVPSYPQRIQAIRPEDIQRLASQYLSPYHYAVTIVRPAEDEN, encoded by the coding sequence ATGAGAGTATTGAACGTTTTAGCAGAATATCCCACGCTATCGGCTAATGTGACCCGGATGAGTAATGGCCTCACTGTTATTCATCAACGAACTCCTGCGACTTCCGTAGCTGCGGTTGATATCTGGGTGAAAGCCGGAGCCGCCCTGGAACCCGATGAATGGTCTGGCATGGCTCACTTTCTGGAACACATGATTTTTAAGGGCAGTTCACGGATTCCCCCAGGAGCCTTTGACCGGGAAGTGGAACACCGGGGGGGGGTCACCAATGCAGCTACCAGTTATGACTATGCCCACTACTTCATCACTACCGCCTCCCAGTACTTAGAGGAAACTCTGCCCTATCTAGCGGATATTCTTCTTGATGCTGCCATTCCCGATGAGGAATTCGATCGCGAGCGAGATGTAGTCATGGAGGAACTGCGCCAGTCCTACGACAATCCGGACTGTGTTGCCTTCCAACTGCTGACGGAAATGATCTACCAAAGCCATCCCTATGGTCGTCCGATTCTGGGTTGGGAAGAAGTGTTGCTGAACCATTCCCCAGCAGCCATGCGAGCCTTTCATCATACCCACTATCAACCGGAGAACATGACGGTGGTGGTGGTCGGAGATATTTCCCAGGATCGGGCATTGAAACTGGTCGATCGCACCTTTCAGTCCTTCCCTAACCGCGCTTACTGCACCCTCTCCCTGCAGGAAGCAGAACCCCCTATCACACGCATCCGCCGCCAGGAATTGGCAATGCCCCGGCTAGAGCAAGCCCGTCTGATGATGGCCTGGTTAGGGCCGGGGATGGATTCTCCATTCCAAACGCTGGACGAAAAATTGCAGGCCGCTTACGGGTTAGATCTACTGTCAGTGTTGCTGGCTGAAGGCCGAACTTCCAGGTTGGTGTGGGAACTGCGGGAAGACCGGAATCTGGTACAGGCCATTAGCAGTAGCTTTTCATTGCAAAAAGATTCGGGTCTGTTCACGATCACGGCCTGGTTAGAGGCAGAGCACCTGGAGCGGGTGGAGGCCATTATTTGCGATCGTCTGTCAGAATTAGCCAGTGTCCCTGTTTCAGAGGCTGAGCTGAACCGCTGTAAGCGTCTCCTATGTAATGATTACGCCTTCTCAACCGAAACTCCGGGTCAACTGGCAGGATTATACGGCTACTACAGTGTGATGGCCTGCCCCAGTGTTGTCCCCTCCTATCCCCAACGCATTCAGGCTATTCGCCCGGAAGACATTCAACGATTGGCCTCCCAATATCTCTCGCCCTATCATTACGCCGTGACCATCGTTCGGCCTGCAGAGGATGAGAATTAG
- a CDS encoding CHAT domain-containing protein, producing MSALFLSSLVVGVCLGSVPWSRQPISLATIASATPPTAHALANGLTRYQAGDVLGAIQQWQTLVSVKSSHGSLRTDQVAALKYLARAYAQVGQLNSAIASLKDLTHFYRQTGNDQEWGRMLTEQAQLYSQLGQQDQAIALLCGALAEDDIDENELVEKSTCQADSALAIAHRLGDRVGEAAALGSLGNIYRLQGEYEAAIEYLEQSLAIAEKIPHLSYQIAALTGLGNVYSNLAQRTDRQLQYVQQTGSPSLINTQTRRANQYNHQAIHYLQTSLQLTRAQKDPVNELRILLNLVLPLHHHWGRGEWNLGNGDGLVSHSPRLLLEQATEILNRLPDSREKAFAAIRLATLWSLIPLSAKEEAELTAYCVGTEMNAVSLNWLHQAIAIGQRIHDSQAMSLALGRLGHRYECAKEYAQALRLTQQAELLDSSQETRYLWEWQAGRILRSQGKITPAIAAYEMAVKTLNTIRADLAIANRGFQFDFRDTVEPVYRELTELYLEQARSSSHTPIPTPSPITAALQTIDSLRLAEVQNYLGDSCSLPVVSKPVTLIDAKTAILSTIMLGDRVAVILSQPQPGKGLQSQVYWIPANRETLVQTVNALRRQLEKRSDLTNRYLTEAQTLYNWLIRPFQARLQQSSIETLVFIQDGILRSLPMAALHDGQQFLVERYAIASTLSLTLVDPVKLNPAALRVLAFGITEPSMVEGPIYFEPLNYVQSEIAAIQRLFPGSEGILNQEFTRDRLQQELAQNNFPIVHLSTHGKFGIDARDTFLVTGRQERQRSHPAGGKHPPAYNEKLTLNQLYQTLRQLKRGNTLELLTLTACDTAVGSDRDALGIAGLSLQAGAKSAVASLWQVDDQSTAQLITQFYQNLHQGMSRAKALQLAQQSWLKASPNSHPGYWAALILVGNWL from the coding sequence TTGAGTGCATTATTTCTGAGCAGCCTCGTGGTAGGCGTGTGTCTAGGCAGCGTACCCTGGTCGCGACAACCCATTTCTCTGGCAACCATTGCATCAGCTACTCCACCCACAGCCCATGCTTTAGCGAATGGCCTGACCCGCTATCAAGCCGGAGATGTGCTGGGGGCGATTCAACAGTGGCAAACTCTGGTGTCCGTTAAGTCATCCCACGGATCCTTGAGGACAGATCAGGTGGCCGCTCTCAAATATCTAGCCAGAGCCTACGCTCAAGTTGGGCAACTGAATTCTGCGATCGCCAGTCTTAAAGATCTGACTCACTTCTATCGGCAGACTGGCAACGATCAGGAATGGGGCCGTATGCTGACCGAACAGGCGCAACTTTATAGTCAGTTGGGACAGCAGGATCAGGCGATCGCCCTCCTGTGTGGCGCGTTAGCCGAAGATGACATTGACGAGAACGAACTTGTTGAGAAAAGTACCTGTCAGGCCGATAGTGCTTTAGCGATCGCCCATCGGCTTGGCGATCGGGTGGGAGAAGCAGCGGCCCTGGGCAGTTTGGGCAACATTTATCGGCTGCAGGGAGAGTATGAAGCGGCGATTGAATATCTGGAACAGAGTCTGGCGATCGCGGAGAAAATTCCCCATCTCTCCTATCAAATTGCAGCCCTCACAGGTCTGGGAAACGTCTACAGTAACCTGGCCCAACGCACCGATCGCCAACTCCAATACGTTCAACAAACTGGCAGCCCCAGCCTGATTAATACTCAGACTCGCCGGGCCAACCAGTACAATCATCAGGCGATTCACTATTTACAAACCAGTTTGCAATTAACTCGTGCTCAGAAAGACCCGGTGAACGAACTCCGCATCCTTCTGAATTTAGTCCTACCGCTCCATCATCACTGGGGCAGAGGAGAGTGGAATTTGGGAAATGGGGATGGACTGGTCAGCCATTCGCCGAGGCTGCTGTTAGAACAGGCAACAGAGATATTGAATCGGCTGCCTGATTCTCGCGAAAAAGCCTTTGCGGCTATCCGGTTAGCGACTCTCTGGTCTTTGATCCCATTGTCAGCTAAGGAAGAGGCGGAATTGACGGCCTATTGTGTGGGGACTGAAATGAATGCCGTCAGTTTGAATTGGTTACATCAGGCGATCGCCATTGGTCAGCGAATTCACGACTCTCAGGCAATGTCTCTGGCGCTGGGCCGCCTGGGGCATCGTTATGAATGTGCAAAAGAGTATGCTCAGGCATTGCGGTTAACCCAACAGGCAGAATTGCTCGATTCCAGTCAGGAAACCCGCTATTTGTGGGAATGGCAAGCCGGACGCATTCTCCGTTCCCAGGGAAAAATCACCCCAGCGATCGCCGCTTATGAAATGGCTGTCAAAACTCTCAATACCATCCGTGCCGATCTGGCGATCGCGAACCGAGGGTTCCAATTCGACTTCCGTGACACTGTGGAACCTGTTTATCGCGAGTTAACGGAATTGTATTTAGAACAAGCCCGCTCCAGTTCCCACACCCCAATCCCGACTCCCTCACCCATCACGGCTGCGCTCCAAACCATCGACAGCTTACGTCTGGCTGAAGTACAGAACTACCTGGGTGATAGCTGTTCCTTGCCAGTTGTGTCAAAACCTGTGACGTTAATTGATGCGAAAACTGCCATACTCAGCACCATTATGTTGGGCGATCGCGTAGCCGTCATTTTATCGCAGCCTCAACCTGGCAAGGGGCTGCAATCGCAGGTGTACTGGATTCCGGCCAACCGAGAAACCCTGGTGCAAACCGTTAATGCCCTGCGACGGCAACTCGAAAAACGGTCTGATTTGACCAATCGCTACTTGACGGAAGCCCAAACTCTCTACAACTGGCTCATTCGTCCGTTTCAGGCTAGGTTGCAACAGTCCTCTATTGAAACATTGGTCTTTATTCAAGACGGCATTTTACGCAGTCTGCCGATGGCGGCGTTGCATGATGGCCAGCAGTTTTTGGTGGAACGGTACGCGATCGCCAGCACCTTAAGTCTCACCTTAGTCGATCCAGTCAAACTGAATCCGGCAGCTTTACGAGTACTGGCTTTTGGCATTACGGAACCCTCCATGGTGGAAGGCCCGATTTATTTTGAACCGTTGAATTATGTCCAGTCTGAAATTGCCGCCATTCAACGGCTGTTTCCCGGCAGCGAAGGAATTTTGAATCAGGAATTTACCCGCGATCGCCTGCAGCAAGAACTGGCTCAAAACAATTTTCCGATTGTGCATCTATCCACGCACGGCAAGTTTGGCATTGATGCCCGCGATACCTTTCTGGTTACTGGACGGCAGGAACGGCAGCGATCGCACCCAGCCGGAGGCAAGCACCCCCCAGCATACAATGAGAAATTGACGCTTAATCAGCTTTATCAAACCCTGCGCCAGTTGAAGCGGGGCAACACGCTGGAACTGCTGACCCTGACTGCTTGCGACACGGCGGTTGGCAGCGACCGGGATGCTCTGGGAATTGCCGGACTTTCGCTCCAGGCAGGTGCCAAAAGTGCAGTAGCATCTCTCTGGCAGGTCGATGATCAATCCACCGCACAATTAATTACCCAGTTTTACCAAAATCTCCATCAGGGCATGAGCCGTGCCAAAGCCTTACAATTGGCCCAGCAATCCTGGTTAAAAGCCTCTCCTAACAGCCACCCTGGTTACTGGGCGGCCTTAATCTTAGTCGGTAACTGGTTGTGA